In a genomic window of Trichoderma atroviride chromosome 4, complete sequence:
- a CDS encoding uncharacterized protein (EggNog:ENOG41~TransMembrane:1 (i41-65o)) yields the protein MSNKEENESAEVYQTESRVEQPVAPAAAPKKRGFLGHLKRFWWAYLLLLICIVVLVVCLVIFVGVPKIAQQKVNDAKLEIQGVNVINTKPDSITLQINSTITTDGSIKANIDGFDGVMYLEDLPGQTPFLNISFPKTNGDKHQLVNISQDITIGDHDAFNTFNIWFAANETLNVTVYGKTKVKPSGLSTKFDVTFKKTINMKGLNLFNGTTVNGGKIDITAKKGQPNFKATADIPNASYFTLDIGNATFTNFIDNTNIGNLTIPNLLLVPGSNKVPITADLDQLSVLQEVQSAKYCKTGIIPVKLRGSAVVRDGQTLQYFLDGLSANNETVPMDIGSIIKNSLGTTVSCPKSS from the exons ATGTCCaacaaggaagagaatgagagCGCCGAGGTCTACCAGACCGAGAGCCGAGTTGAGCAGCCCGTCGCGCCTGCGGCTGCGCCCAAGAAGAGAGGGTTTTTGGGCCATTTGAAGCGCTTCTGGTGGGCATATCTGCTCCTCCTGATATGCATAGTTGTTCTGGTGGTCTGCCTCGT CATCTTCGTTGGAGTTCCCAAGATCGCCCAGCAAAAGGTCAACGACGCCAAGCTGGAAATCCAGGGCGTCAACgtcatcaacaccaagcctGATAGCATCACCCTGCAAATCAActccaccatcaccaccgatggctccatcaaggccaacatCGACGGCTTTGACGGTGTCATGTACCTCGAGGATCTCCCTGGCCAGACTCCTTTCCTCAACATCTCCTTCCCCAAGACAAACGGCGACAAGCACCAGCTCGTCAACATCAGCCAGGATATCACCATTGGAGATCATGACGCCTTCAACACCTTCAACATTTGGTTCGCCGCTAACGAGACTCTCAACGTCACCGTGTACGGAAAGACAAAGGTCAAGCCGTCTGGCCTGTCCACCAAGTTCGACGTTACCTTCAAGAAGACCATCAACATGAAGGGTCTGAATCTGTTCAACGGCACCACGGTTAATGGCGGAAAGATCGACATCACCGCCAAGAAGGGTCAGCCGAATTTCAAGGCTACCGCCGATATCCCCAATGCTTCTTATTTCACTCTTGACATT GGCAACGCCACCTTTACCAACTTTATTGACAACACCAACATTGGTAATCTCACCATCCCCAACCTTCTCCTTGTCCCTGGCAGCAACAAGGTCCCCATCACCGCCGACCTCGACCAGCTTTCTGTTCTTCAGGAAGTTCAAAGTGCCAAGTACTGCAAGACTGGAATCATCCCCGTCAAGCTCCGAGGCTCCGCTGTTGTCCGCGATGGCCAGACACTCCAGTACTTCCTTGACGGCTTGTCTGCCAACAACGAGACTGTCCCCATGGACATTGGCAGCATTATCAAGAACTCGCTAGGCACTACTGTCAGCTGCCCCAAGTCTAGCTAA
- a CDS encoding uncharacterized protein (EggNog:ENOG41), with translation MSTFRVTGVPIDWDRQELQSFLENQGSVTGASIESLASEDHGGPQVATATFEDILHQYDRSWSILMPAVSNNRKQYLTIDEEFHGMTALYTPPLQDHKIE, from the coding sequence ATGAGCACATTTCGAGTAACCGGTGTTCCCATCGACTGGGACCGCCAAGAATTGCAGTCTTTTCTTGAGAATCAAGGAAGCGTCACAGGTGCTTCTATCGAGTCTCTTGCCTCTGAGGACCATGGTGGCCCACAGGTGGCCACGGCTACTTTCGAGGACATACTTCATCAATATGACCGCAGCTGGTCCATTTTGATGCCCGCGGTTTCTAATAACCGGAAACAATATCTGACTATTGACGAAGAATTTCATGGCATGACGGCGCTTTATACGCCACCTCTGCAAGATCATAAGATAGAGTAA
- a CDS encoding uncharacterized protein (BUSCO:EOG092D45MK) — protein MRSPAATAMALRDVTRLCARCRIQASQALPLSRTSIRPAHSIASSPISSFNKTLPQSYRSAAFFSSSSTASASTPESESETSNTSNPSPPTHYEIFPETLPLGPPPTGHFPINTRALRREFLALQARHHPDRHPQQGPLKLRAEATSALINEAYKTLANPLLRAQYLLSLRGVDVATDETMQVDDPSLLMVVLEAHEEISDATAAEDLEELQAVNDKRIRESEDVLERAFHEDDVMAAKKEAVRLRYWVNIKQSLDDWEEGKPVVLQH, from the coding sequence ATGCGCTCACCAGCCGCTACAGCAATGGCTCTCCGTGACGTAACTCGGCTCTGCGCGCGATGTCGCATCCAAGCCTCACAAGCCCTACCTTTGAGCAGAACATCAATCCGTCCAGCGCACAGCATCGCATCCTCTCCTatcagcagcttcaacaagacaTTACCGCAATCATACCGAAGCGCAgcattcttctccagcagctccacAGCATCCGCCTCGACACCCGAGTCCGAATCCGAAACCTCCAACACCTCCAACCCATCACCACCCACCCACTACGAAATCTTCCCCGAAACCCTCCCCCTCGGGCCCCCTCCCACCGGCCACTTCCCCATAAACACCCGCGCCCTCCGCCGCGAATTCCTCGCCCTCCAGGCCCGCCACCACCCGGACCGCCACCCCCAGCAAGGCCCCCTCAAGCTCCGCGCCGAAGCAACCTCGGCCCTCATCAACGAGGCCTACAAAACCCTCGCCAACCCGCTCCTCCGCGCGCAGTACCTCCTCTCCCTGcgcggcgtcgacgtcgcCACCGACGAGACCATGCAGGTCGACGACCCGAGCCTGCTCATGGTCGTGCTCGAGGCCCACGAGGAAATCTCCgacgccaccgccgccgaggacttggaggagctgcaggcCGTCAACGACAAGCGCATTCGGGAGAGCGAGGATGTGCTGGAGAGAGCATTTCACGAGGATGATGTgatggcggcgaagaaggaggctgTGCGGTTACGGTATTGGGTTAATATCAAGCAGAGCTTGGATGATTGGGAGGAGGGCAAGCCGGTGGTGTTGCAGCATTGA
- a CDS encoding uncharacterized protein (TransMembrane:5 (o15-36i57-79o99-118i125-145o157-176i)) — translation MTTYIPALTIPSNVFLNPASSILLPIALGTSVGFGTRPSKAQKTYLALKQPPLHPPPWVFGPVWTVLYGLMGYAAYRATFTGLSPFSSPQTIQTTKHSMTVYTIQLGLNLVWMPLFFVAKRPIEATADIVVLLGLNGYLASLWGSIDSVAAWCHAPYIAWLGFATYLSAGAGYLNGWNLADKEETRDDVKQ, via the exons ATGACGACTTACATCCCAGCCCTCACAATCCCTTCAAACGTGTTTCTCAATCCCGCCTCGTCCATCCTCCTTCCCATTGCATTGGGCACTTCCGTTGGCTTTGGGACTCGAC CCTCCAAAGCGCAAAAGACATACCTCGCGTTGAAGCAACCTCCTTTACATCCTCCGCCATGGGTTTTCGGCCCAGTATGGACCGTTCTTTACGG TCTTATGGGATACGCCGCCTACCGTGCTACATTTACCGGCCTCTCACCCTTCTCTTCCCCACAGACCATCCAGACGACTAAGCATAGCATGACGGTTTACACCATTCAACTGGGCCTTAACCTCGTCTGGATGccgctcttcttcgtcgccaaGCGCCCAATCGAAGCCACCGCCGACATTGTCGTCTTGCTGGGCCTCAATGGCTATCTAGCTTCTCTGTGGGGATCAATCGATTCGGTTGCGGCTTGGTGCCATGCCCCTTATATCGCATGGCTGGGATTTGCGACCTATTTgagcgctggcgctggataTCTCAATGGCTGGAACTTGGCGGACAAGGAGGAGACTAGAGATGATGTGAAGCAATAG
- a CDS encoding uncharacterized protein (EggNog:ENOG41~TransMembrane:4 (i21-42o76-97i104-126o163-181i)): MSSYIDWSKTTKSKDYRGASSFATFLIIGPTCFFLGILFASFPYDFPLLWTKEPVALDYYDQLETHLKFIHQSPPLIGRLLNIIMSVGFLGLFIKLFRPSEANFLFDGASLILYIIGVAVYISNIVKGLRTVSSGFWHSEEFKTAEGRFDGEIVLGREDSLKVLAASNTILALVLVGILVLQAGQWYAEKRDWDDEKEVAKKDNKKKQ, encoded by the exons ATGAGCTCCTACATTGATTGGTCCAAGACCACAAAGTCCAAGGACTACCGCGGAGCATCGTCCTTTGCGACTTTTCTCATCATTGGCC CGACATGCTTCTTCCTGGGCATCCTCTTCGCGTCGTTCCCGTACGATTTTCCCCTCCTCTGGACCAAAGAGCCCGTCGCCCTCGACTACTATGATCAGCTCGAGACGCACCTCAAGTTCATTCACCAGTCGCCCCCGCTCATCGGCCGCCTCCTCAACATCATCATGAGCGTGGGCTTcctcggcctcttcatcaagctCTTCCGCCCCAGCGAGGCAAACTTCCTCTTCGACGGCGCCTCGCTGATCCTCTACATCATCGGCGTGGCCGTTTACATCTCCAACATTGTCAAGGGCCTGCGCACCGTCAGCTCCGGCTTCTGGCACTCTGAAGAGTTCAAGACTGCCGAGGGCCGGTTCGACGGGGAGATTGTCTTGGGCAGAGAGGACAGCTTAAAGGTGCTTGCGGCAAGCAACACTATTCTTGCGCTCGTATTGGTGGGCATTCTGGTGCTGCAGGCGGGGCAGTGGTATGCCGAGAAGAGGGATTGGGATGACGAGAAGGAGGtggcgaagaaggacaaTAAGAAGAAACAGTAA
- a CDS encoding uncharacterized protein (EggNog:ENOG41~SECRETED:SignalP(1-20)), which translates to MGPSISLLLQLLLFIPFVHAANATVSVYDDSKKYKYDGCYNETTQVPGSADTRALGGGIDESLPGQMTVPICLAFCGNGNTEYRYAGLEWSRECWCAQTLAGIAEKLDDTACNYPCEGDNTTACGGSLKLTVYRVSLASGLSPPGLLTLVSTGLAMMTML; encoded by the exons ATGGGCCCTTCCATATCACTATTACTGcagctcttgctcttcatcccctttgtccacgccgccaatgctACCGTCTCAGTCTACGACGATTCCAAGAAATACAAATATGACGGCTGCTACAATGAGACAACCCAAGTCCCTGGCTCGGCCGATACGCGTGCTCTGGGTGGCGGAATTGATGAAAGCCTGCCGGGCCAGATGACGGTACCGATATGTCTCGCCTTTTGCGGTAATGGCAATACAGAGTACCGATATGCTGGGCTGGAGTGGTCGAG AGAATGCTGGTGCGCCCAGACGCTTGCCGGAATCGCAGAGAAGCTCGACGACACGGCTTGCAATTACCCTTGTGAGGGTGACAATACAACTGCCTGCGGTGGCTCTTTGAAGCTCACAGTTTATCGTGTGTCTTTAGCAAGCGGGCTATCTCCTCCAGGTCTGCTTACTCTTGTCTCGACAGgactggcgatgatgacgatgttaTGA
- a CDS encoding uncharacterized protein (EggNog:ENOG41): protein MKTIGILGGMSASSTQIYYQELCNLTRQRLGGLHSPELLIRSLDFARIEELQVSGKWEDAGDILNKEAKALERGGADFIILATNTMHKLSDQMMKGVSIPLLHIADATAASIKDQKFQSPGLMATAFTMEQPFYKDRLIASGLSPIIPNEADRVETHRIIYEELCCGIVSKESEATYISIARRLVERGADCIILGCTEVGMLLNQTNVPVPVFDTTLIHCDAALRKATEE, encoded by the coding sequence ATGAAGACCATAGGCATATTGGGTGGCAtgtcggcatcgtcgacaCAGATCTACTATCAAGAACTTTGCAATCTTACGAGACAACGCCTCGGCGGGCTTCATTCCCCCGAACTCCTCATTCGCTCCCTTGACTTTGCTCGGATAGAAGAACTGCAAGTGAGCGGCAAATGGGAAGACGCTGGGGATATCTTGAacaaagaggcaaaagccCTCGAACGAGGAGGAGCTGATTTTATTATTCTGGCCACAAATACTATGCACAAACTTTCTGACCAAATGATGAAGGGCGTATCAATTCCACTGCTGCACATTGCAGACGCCACTGCGGCTAGTATCAAGGACCAGAAATTCCAGTCGCCGGGCTTAATGGCCACGGCTTTCACGATGGAACAGCCCTTTTACAAGGATCGGCTTATTGCATCAGGTCTTTCTCCAATCATCCCAAACGAAGCCGACCGCGTCGAGACGCATCGCATCATTTACGAGGAGCTTTGTTGTGGGATTGTCTCCAAGGAAAGTGAGGCTACTTACATTTCTATTGCGAGACGGCTGGTAGAAAGAGGAGCTGATTGCATAATCCTCGGTTGTACTGAGGTTGGCATGCTCCTCAATCAGACCAATGTGCCTGTGCCAGTTTTTGATACTACATTGATACATTGCGATGCAGCGTTGCGAAAGGCAACTGAGGAGTAA